In a genomic window of Lacrimispora sp. BS-2:
- a CDS encoding dicarboxylate/amino acid:cation symporter: MKKIISSLPFKLLLGVVLGILIGQVAGEPVMNFVVTVKYILNQVITFCVPLIIIGFIAPSITRLGNNASKMLGVAVTVAYISSIGAALFAMTAGYVMIPYLSITTDVNGLKELPGIVFQLDIPQIMPVMSALVFSLLLGLAATWTKAKVITEALEEFQEIVLSIVTKIVIPMLPVFIAFTFCALSYEGTITRQLPVFFQVVLIVMVGHFIWLALLYAIGGIYSGKNPMDVIRNYGPAYITAVGTMSSAATLAVALRCAKKSQPTLRDDMVDFGIPLFANIHLCGSVLTEVFFVLTVSKILYGAFPSYGTMLLFCILLGVFAIGAPGVPGGTVMASLGLITGVLGFSETGTALMLTIFALQDSFGTACNVTGDGALTMILTGFAEKHGIKREKIESGIS; the protein is encoded by the coding sequence ATGAAAAAAATAATAAGTAGTTTACCTTTTAAATTACTTCTGGGGGTTGTTTTGGGGATCTTGATCGGACAGGTAGCAGGCGAACCTGTCATGAATTTTGTCGTGACAGTGAAATACATATTAAATCAGGTTATTACATTCTGCGTTCCTCTCATTATCATTGGCTTTATCGCCCCTTCGATTACAAGGCTGGGCAATAACGCTTCTAAAATGCTGGGCGTAGCAGTTACTGTTGCATATATATCTTCCATTGGAGCGGCGCTTTTTGCAATGACGGCCGGCTACGTCATGATTCCTTATCTGTCCATTACTACCGATGTAAACGGACTCAAGGAACTTCCTGGAATCGTGTTCCAGCTGGATATCCCGCAGATCATGCCGGTAATGAGCGCATTGGTATTTTCCCTTCTCCTGGGTCTGGCCGCAACCTGGACAAAGGCAAAGGTGATTACCGAAGCATTGGAAGAATTTCAGGAAATTGTGCTTTCCATTGTAACAAAAATTGTTATCCCTATGCTGCCTGTATTCATCGCATTTACCTTCTGTGCCCTCTCCTACGAGGGAACCATTACTAGGCAGCTTCCGGTATTCTTCCAGGTTGTCCTTATCGTCATGGTAGGCCATTTTATCTGGCTGGCACTGCTTTATGCAATCGGCGGCATTTATTCCGGGAAGAATCCTATGGATGTCATCAGAAATTACGGACCTGCTTATATCACCGCAGTAGGTACTATGTCATCGGCCGCTACCCTGGCCGTAGCACTCCGCTGTGCAAAAAAGTCTCAGCCTACTTTACGTGATGATATGGTGGATTTCGGCATTCCGCTGTTTGCCAACATTCATCTGTGCGGCTCCGTTTTAACAGAGGTATTCTTTGTATTGACTGTCTCAAAAATACTATACGGAGCCTTTCCGTCCTACGGAACCATGTTGTTGTTCTGCATTTTATTAGGTGTATTTGCCATTGGCGCCCCAGGCGTTCCAGGGGGTACCGTGATGGCGTCCCTTGGTCTTATAACAGGAGTTTTAGGCTTCAGTGAAACCGGGACGGCACTTATGCTGACCATTTTCGCATTGCAGGACAGCTTCGGCACAGCTTGCAACGTAACCGGTGACGGTGCATTGACCATGATTCTGACCGGATTCGCTGAAAAGCATGGAATAAAACGAGAAAAAATAGAATCAGGAATTTCATAA
- a CDS encoding carbon starvation CstA family protein — translation MISFFVCLALLIIGFLIYSKVTEKVFGPDDRKTPALTMTDGSDYVPMGTPRIFLIQLLNIAGLGPIFGALAGACWGPSVFLWITFGTLLGGGVHDYMVGMMSMRHKGASVSELTGTYLGNTMKQVMRVFSVVLLVLVGVAFSTGPANLLAMLTPDVLDSRFWLVVVLIYYFIATFVPIDKVIGKIYPFFGICLIVMALGVGGAILFKGYHIPEITLSNLHPSGTPIWPTMFISVACGAISGFHATQSPLMARCLTNEKDGRKVFYGAMVAEGVIALIWAAAGVAFYNGTGGLLTAIGNGQSSVVYEICFKLLGPVGAVIAMIGVIACPISSADTAYRSARLTLADWFQMDQKPVKNRLILTIPLLTVGAILTQFDVQIVWRYFSWSNQTLAMIALWSASVYLYRRKRFYWITVLPATFMSAVSFTYILIAKEGFQLSTGIAYPAGILFAAVCFGAFVYTCVLGKGKNASAASEEEEATA, via the coding sequence ATGATAAGTTTCTTTGTGTGTCTGGCACTGCTGATCATCGGTTTCTTAATCTACAGCAAGGTGACTGAAAAGGTTTTTGGCCCGGATGACAGAAAAACTCCTGCTCTGACCATGACAGACGGGAGTGATTATGTACCAATGGGAACGCCCAGGATTTTTCTGATCCAGCTTTTAAACATTGCAGGCCTGGGGCCAATTTTCGGTGCTCTGGCCGGAGCCTGCTGGGGTCCCAGCGTATTCCTTTGGATCACCTTTGGTACTCTTTTAGGAGGGGGCGTCCATGATTATATGGTTGGCATGATGTCCATGCGCCATAAAGGAGCCAGTGTTTCTGAGCTTACGGGTACATACTTAGGAAATACCATGAAGCAGGTCATGCGTGTGTTCTCGGTGGTCCTTCTGGTTCTGGTCGGGGTTGCTTTTTCAACCGGTCCCGCAAATCTGTTAGCCATGCTGACTCCGGATGTACTTGATTCCCGCTTTTGGCTTGTGGTAGTATTGATTTACTATTTTATTGCGACTTTTGTTCCTATCGATAAGGTTATCGGCAAGATTTACCCGTTTTTCGGCATTTGCCTGATTGTTATGGCGCTGGGGGTAGGAGGTGCCATTCTTTTTAAGGGTTACCATATTCCTGAAATCACCTTATCAAATCTTCATCCATCAGGAACTCCCATCTGGCCGACCATGTTCATATCTGTTGCATGCGGCGCGATTTCCGGCTTTCATGCAACCCAGTCTCCGCTTATGGCCCGCTGCCTTACCAATGAAAAGGATGGCCGCAAGGTATTTTATGGAGCAATGGTGGCAGAAGGTGTGATCGCTTTAATCTGGGCGGCTGCAGGTGTTGCATTTTACAACGGTACAGGCGGGCTTTTAACAGCAATAGGCAACGGACAATCCAGCGTAGTTTATGAAATCTGCTTCAAACTTTTGGGGCCGGTGGGTGCGGTCATCGCTATGATCGGAGTCATCGCCTGCCCAATTTCTTCTGCGGATACCGCCTATAGAAGTGCCAGGCTGACGCTGGCCGACTGGTTCCAGATGGACCAGAAGCCTGTAAAAAACCGCTTGATTCTTACAATCCCCCTGTTGACAGTCGGTGCCATACTGACCCAGTTTGATGTACAAATCGTATGGAGGTACTTCTCCTGGAGCAACCAGACTCTGGCAATGATTGCACTCTGGTCCGCAAGCGTGTATTTATACCGGAGGAAACGTTTTTACTGGATCACAGTGCTTCCGGCAACTTTTATGTCCGCAGTATCCTTTACTTACATCCTGATTGCGAAAGAAGGGTTCCAGCTTTCCACCGGAATTGCTTATCCGGCTGGTATTCTGTTCGCCGCAGTATGCTTTGGAGCTTTCGTTTATACCTGTGTTCTTGGTAAAGGTAAGAATGCTTCCGCTGCCTCAGAAGAGGAAGAGGCCACAGCATAA
- a CDS encoding transposase, translated as MNRNMELLIEQLSIANQKRFGRSSKKLEIDGQLSMNDCFPGLVACQQNGGKLIRSSDRQKWRPLFCQGTGYGAVLSRVGCIHINKDV; from the coding sequence ATGAACCGGAACATGGAACTTCTGATTGAACAGCTTTCCATTGCAAACCAGAAGCGCTTTGGACGTTCCAGTAAGAAGCTGGAAATTGATGGCCAGCTGAGCATGAATGACTGCTTCCCTGGTCTAGTGGCCTGCCAGCAGAATGGCGGAAAGCTAATCCGTAGCTCAGACCGTCAGAAATGGCGTCCGTTATTTTGTCAAGGGACTGGCTATGGTGCGGTTCTTTCCAGAGTTGGTTGTATTCACATTAATAAAGATGTATAA
- a CDS encoding transposase family protein, whose product METKIIKLLDSSLECIDCKIKNDKIILHVYSTKQKLICPYCGNASSKIHSVYQREIQDIPLHEKQTILLLDTRKVYCDNPECSHKTFSERFDFVVPNGKKTKRLVEKILVTSVKLSSVNASSLLKADYVKTSKSSICDLIKKNAFPCG is encoded by the coding sequence ATGGAGACTAAAATTATAAAACTATTGGATTCTTCTTTAGAATGTATTGATTGTAAAATTAAAAATGATAAGATAATTCTACATGTTTATTCCACAAAGCAAAAACTGATCTGCCCTTATTGTGGTAATGCATCTTCAAAAATACATTCTGTTTATCAAAGGGAAATTCAGGATATCCCTTTACATGAGAAACAAACAATTCTACTATTGGATACAAGAAAGGTATACTGTGATAATCCGGAGTGCAGTCACAAAACTTTTTCGGAACGCTTTGATTTTGTTGTACCTAACGGAAAGAAAACGAAACGTCTTGTTGAAAAGATATTAGTGACATCTGTTAAATTAAGTTCAGTAAATGCATCATCTTTACTTAAAGCGGATTATGTCAAAACCAGTAAAAGCAGCATCTGTGATCTGATTAAAAAAAATGCCTTCCCTTGTGGATAA
- a CDS encoding CarD family transcriptional regulator has translation MINIGDIIIYGSHGICKVTGLQDMCMDEKIRPYYVLKPIYHTAATVYVSAISNRRKTEIRHILSADDIFSLVKKMSDKDYIWNKDNLKRKELYRQILADGNHSELIKMIKTLRWHKQELKNINKNKKLQNFDEDFLKDAEKTLCEEFAYVLNIKREEVIPFIYEQQRT, from the coding sequence ATTATAAACATAGGTGATATCATCATATACGGAAGTCATGGTATTTGTAAGGTTACCGGATTACAGGATATGTGCATGGATGAAAAAATCCGTCCATATTATGTACTCAAACCTATTTACCATACTGCCGCGACAGTATACGTTTCAGCTATAAGTAACAGAAGAAAAACTGAAATTCGCCACATTCTCTCTGCCGATGACATTTTCTCTCTAGTTAAGAAAATGTCGGATAAAGATTACATTTGGAATAAGGATAATCTTAAGCGTAAAGAATTATACAGGCAGATTCTTGCAGATGGTAACCATTCCGAACTTATAAAAATGATAAAAACTTTACGTTGGCACAAACAAGAGTTAAAAAACATAAATAAAAATAAGAAACTACAGAATTTCGATGAAGACTTTCTCAAGGATGCTGAAAAAACACTTTGCGAGGAATTTGCTTACGTGTTGAACATCAAGCGTGAAGAGGTTATTCCGTTTATCTATGAGCAGCAGAGAACCTAA
- a CDS encoding LytS/YhcK type 5TM receptor domain-containing protein, translating into MPDTMFFSLLLNIGLLVLIATLLTKIPIVRSMLLYDKNSVGCTVTLSAIFGLVSIISTYTGVREQGAIVNTRVIGVLAAGLLGGPWVGMGAALIGGLHRYFFDIGGFTALSCALSTLMEGLAGCIFSRRFKMGKIRGTGIFLITAIVEMGQMAIILLISRPFQAAMQLVRVIAFPMIIMNALGMIVFLGTFNMVFMEEDSQFAEKMRLALGIVEKSLPHLRKGLYSKADVEAAAEIIYRSTSCAAILITDTQKILAMKSDAGLCALKGDSILAPILASLHDRKPTIFDHAEKEDPFYPILKNHMIVAAPMIEMDHLIGSLTMVVKKHWHSSQSDLSFASELARLFSTQLELSYLEYQKKLRRKAEFKALQSQVNPHFLYNALNTISYVSRENTDRARELLRSLSTYYRQTLENDQYMLNLHTELYHISSYLDLEKARFEEKLCVEIDVEEDLNCMVPAFILQPLVENAIRYGADQIGNRLVSIHAHTGSGWVEIAVSDHGTGFPQEVLTRLYAGERYGGVGLENVHKRLMSIYGQDKGLHIQSSENGSKVFFLIPEAISESRYIDELAVTTWQKNNGMEEPS; encoded by the coding sequence ATGCCTGATACCATGTTTTTCAGTCTTCTGCTAAATATTGGCCTCCTGGTGCTCATCGCCACTTTGCTGACTAAAATACCCATCGTACGCAGCATGCTTCTGTACGATAAAAATTCCGTCGGCTGTACGGTAACTCTGTCAGCCATATTCGGTCTGGTCAGCATTATTTCCACCTATACGGGCGTGCGGGAACAGGGAGCAATCGTTAACACTCGCGTGATCGGTGTATTGGCGGCCGGTCTGTTAGGAGGCCCCTGGGTCGGTATGGGGGCGGCTCTGATCGGAGGACTTCACCGTTACTTTTTTGATATTGGGGGCTTTACTGCCCTTTCCTGTGCCTTGTCTACCCTGATGGAAGGCCTGGCAGGCTGCATATTTTCCCGCCGGTTCAAAATGGGGAAAATAAGAGGTACCGGGATCTTCCTGATCACCGCAATTGTTGAAATGGGGCAAATGGCAATCATACTCCTGATTTCAAGGCCTTTTCAGGCGGCCATGCAGCTGGTGAGGGTGATCGCATTTCCTATGATCATCATGAATGCTCTGGGCATGATCGTCTTTTTAGGAACCTTTAACATGGTATTCATGGAGGAAGACAGCCAGTTTGCCGAAAAAATGCGTCTGGCATTGGGAATTGTAGAGAAAAGCCTGCCCCATCTGCGCAAGGGTTTATACAGCAAAGCAGATGTGGAGGCTGCTGCGGAGATCATTTACCGCTCTACTTCCTGTGCCGCTATATTGATCACGGATACCCAGAAGATCCTGGCTATGAAATCCGATGCAGGCTTATGCGCCCTAAAGGGAGATTCCATCCTGGCTCCTATCCTGGCGTCTCTTCATGACCGTAAGCCCACCATTTTTGATCATGCAGAAAAAGAAGACCCTTTCTATCCTATTTTAAAAAACCACATGATCGTAGCTGCTCCCATGATCGAAATGGACCATCTTATCGGCAGCCTGACTATGGTAGTCAAAAAGCACTGGCACAGTTCACAATCAGACTTAAGTTTTGCTTCTGAACTGGCCAGGCTTTTCTCTACCCAGTTAGAGCTATCTTATCTGGAATACCAGAAAAAGCTGCGGCGCAAAGCGGAATTTAAGGCTTTGCAATCTCAGGTAAATCCCCATTTTTTATACAATGCACTTAATACCATTTCTTATGTCAGCCGGGAGAATACGGATAGGGCAAGGGAACTTCTCCGATCCCTCTCCACCTACTACCGGCAGACTCTGGAAAATGACCAGTATATGCTGAACTTACACACGGAACTTTATCACATCTCAAGCTATCTGGACCTTGAAAAAGCCAGGTTTGAAGAAAAGCTATGTGTGGAAATCGATGTGGAAGAGGATTTAAACTGCATGGTTCCCGCCTTCATTCTCCAGCCCCTGGTGGAAAATGCCATTCGTTACGGTGCCGATCAAATAGGAAACCGACTGGTGTCTATTCACGCCCATACCGGCAGCGGCTGGGTCGAAATAGCGGTTTCCGACCATGGGACCGGATTCCCCCAGGAGGTCCTTACACGATTGTATGCAGGAGAGCGCTATGGTGGAGTAGGCCTGGAGAATGTACATAAGCGGTTAATGAGCATCTACGGACAGGATAAGGGACTTCACATTCAAAGCTCAGAAAATGGCTCCAAGGTCTTTTTTCTGATTCCTGAGGCGATTTCAGAATCCAGATATATTGATGAGCTTGCTGTAACCACTTGGCAAAAAAACAATGGAATGGAGGAACCTTCATGA
- a CDS encoding LacI family DNA-binding transcriptional regulator encodes MDSINIKDIARLCGVGVSTVSRAINDHPDINPETKSMIMQVIKENNYIPNNSARNLKRTDSRAIAVLIKGIGNPFFSKMIRIFEEEIQKKKYSFILQRVDEQEDEVDVALELIKEKKPRGIVFLGGYFSHSMEELEQLTVPYVLSTIGMTEYLGESPDFSCVSVDDYAESYKMTDYLCKLGHKKILILTAASDDESIGRLRLEGYKKALSDNGITPSPSLIIFSEECEECYTMDNGYRMMNRVLNEKPEFTAVYAISDSIAIGACKAIFERGMRIPEDYCVAGYDGLDIARYYNPSITTIRQPVEEMAKATIKILFDVIKNKAEHQKKVFKAELIEGESTRRIK; translated from the coding sequence ATGGACTCCATTAATATTAAGGATATAGCCAGATTATGCGGGGTGGGAGTGAGCACCGTATCCCGGGCCATCAACGACCATCCGGATATCAATCCAGAGACAAAGAGCATGATCATGCAGGTGATTAAGGAAAACAACTATATTCCCAATAACAGCGCGCGGAATTTAAAACGTACTGATTCCAGGGCCATTGCGGTACTGATCAAAGGAATCGGTAATCCCTTTTTCAGCAAAATGATCCGTATCTTTGAGGAGGAGATCCAGAAAAAGAAATACTCATTCATCCTGCAGCGGGTCGATGAACAGGAAGATGAAGTGGATGTGGCTTTGGAACTGATCAAGGAAAAGAAACCAAGGGGAATCGTATTCCTTGGGGGATATTTTTCCCACAGCATGGAAGAGCTTGAGCAGCTTACTGTTCCTTATGTGCTAAGTACCATCGGAATGACAGAGTACTTAGGCGAATCTCCTGATTTTTCCTGCGTATCCGTAGATGACTATGCTGAAAGCTATAAGATGACGGATTATTTATGTAAACTTGGCCATAAAAAGATCCTTATCCTGACCGCCGCTTCTGATGATGAGAGCATCGGACGCCTCCGTCTGGAAGGATACAAAAAGGCCCTTTCAGACAACGGCATCACTCCTTCCCCATCCCTGATCATATTCTCAGAGGAATGTGAGGAATGCTATACCATGGACAACGGGTATCGGATGATGAACCGTGTTCTGAATGAAAAGCCGGAATTTACGGCTGTTTACGCGATCTCAGACAGCATTGCCATCGGTGCATGCAAAGCCATCTTTGAGCGTGGCATGCGGATACCGGAAGACTATTGTGTGGCCGGCTATGACGGCCTTGATATCGCCCGCTATTATAACCCCTCCATCACCACCATCCGCCAGCCGGTAGAAGAGATGGCAAAGGCCACCATTAAAATCTTATTCGATGTGATCAAAAACAAAGCAGAGCATCAGAAAAAGGTATTTAAAGCCGAGTTAATTGAAGGAGAGTCCACAAGAAGGATCAAGTAA
- the malQ gene encoding 4-alpha-glucanotransferase, protein MRECGMLLPVASLPSKYGIGAFSKEAYEFIDLLKKAGQQYWQILPLGPTGYGDSPYQSFSAFAGNPYFIDLDELVAEGLLTIAECEAVDFGDDPRDIDYEKMYYNRFPLLRKAYGRWKEQGHTSDEPEKLLGEETAGYCFYMAVKDHFKGKSWICWDEDIRLRKEEAVSRYEKKLSDEIGFYGFLQMKFEEQWSRLKSYAGKQGIRIIGDMPIYVAFDSADSWFHPELFQFDENCEPVAVAGCPPDGFSATGQLWGNPLYRWDYHGKTGYEWWMKRMEYSFRLYDVVRVDHFRGFDEYYTIPAGSENAIHGAWKKGPGIDIFNKMREKFGTFDIIAEDLGFLTSSVLKLVKDTGFPGMKVLEFAFDSREESDYLPHNYTQNCVVYTGTHDNNTISGWYEDLSSDDRQLSIDYMNNERTPREEIHWDFIRLALASVARLAVIPVQDYLGLGGEARINVPSTLGKNWRWRMVSGEITEELAEKCRKIARLYGRA, encoded by the coding sequence ATGCGGGAATGTGGTATGTTGCTCCCGGTTGCAAGCCTACCGTCAAAATACGGGATCGGGGCATTTTCAAAAGAGGCATATGAATTTATTGATCTATTAAAAAAAGCAGGTCAGCAGTATTGGCAGATACTCCCTCTGGGGCCCACCGGCTATGGGGATTCTCCTTACCAGTCATTTTCCGCATTTGCGGGAAATCCCTATTTTATTGATCTGGATGAACTGGTTGCTGAGGGACTGCTTACCATAGCGGAATGCGAGGCAGTGGATTTTGGAGATGATCCGAGAGATATTGACTATGAGAAAATGTATTATAACCGTTTTCCTCTGCTAAGAAAGGCTTATGGACGATGGAAAGAGCAGGGACATACGTCAGATGAGCCGGAAAAGCTTCTTGGAGAGGAAACGGCCGGATACTGCTTTTACATGGCAGTTAAGGATCATTTTAAGGGAAAAAGCTGGATCTGCTGGGATGAGGATATCCGTCTCAGAAAGGAAGAGGCAGTCTCCCGGTATGAAAAGAAGCTGTCAGATGAGATCGGATTTTATGGTTTCCTTCAGATGAAGTTTGAAGAGCAGTGGAGCCGGTTAAAGTCCTATGCAGGAAAACAGGGCATCAGGATCATCGGCGACATGCCTATCTATGTGGCATTTGACAGTGCGGATTCCTGGTTTCATCCGGAGCTGTTCCAGTTTGATGAAAACTGTGAACCTGTTGCGGTGGCAGGCTGTCCGCCGGATGGATTTTCCGCTACCGGACAGTTATGGGGAAATCCCCTTTACCGCTGGGATTACCATGGAAAGACGGGCTACGAGTGGTGGATGAAGCGGATGGAATACAGCTTCCGCCTTTACGATGTGGTGAGGGTGGATCATTTCCGCGGTTTTGATGAGTACTATACCATTCCTGCAGGAAGCGAGAATGCCATCCACGGTGCCTGGAAAAAAGGGCCTGGAATTGATATTTTTAACAAGATGCGGGAGAAATTCGGGACCTTTGATATCATAGCGGAAGACCTTGGATTTTTGACCTCATCGGTTTTAAAGCTGGTAAAAGACACGGGATTCCCAGGCATGAAGGTGCTGGAGTTTGCTTTTGATTCCAGAGAGGAAAGTGATTATCTGCCTCATAACTATACGCAGAACTGCGTGGTATATACGGGAACCCATGATAATAATACCATCAGTGGATGGTATGAAGACTTATCTTCAGATGACCGTCAGCTTTCCATTGACTATATGAATAACGAAAGAACGCCTCGAGAAGAGATCCACTGGGATTTTATCCGCCTGGCACTGGCAAGTGTTGCCAGACTGGCAGTGATACCGGTTCAGGATTATCTGGGTCTTGGCGGGGAAGCCAGGATCAATGTACCTTCCACTCTTGGGAAGAACTGGAGATGGCGTATGGTTTCCGGAGAAATAACAGAAGAGCTTGCAGAAAAATGCAGAAAAATTGCCAGGCTTTACGGCAGGGCATGA
- a CDS encoding transposase codes for MDKSAVTKVCVDDFAFRKRYTYGTVMVDLETHRIIDIIDSRETKQVEDWLKSYPNLVVISRDGAQTYSSASTNSHPDALQISDRFHLLKNLSDAVQKYMYRLFPSRLVISATSQNAEMQALYDTRNRTERIHFAHKKRQEGYMTADIALLLHSSSSTIRKYLAIPKDKIPEAKENARERQHIRQMQNKQQAIEEVRTLYAQGNAIDKITYLTGHTTLTVKNYLKKDCPLSNGHYDCRRPGKLAPYEQTVIEMRSNGITYEKIHEHICKNGYTGTVASLRMFMQKERTHLKNVSKNENEPVEYIPRKFFCQLIYRELERVKGLTLKQYEAAIKRYPVLGKIYWLLREFHRIIFSRQSKELDSWITKAKQLEIDEVDTYINGLKHDITAVKNGIDFEYNNGLAEGSVNKIKLIKRIMYGRNSFLLLKAKLLLNEYYYQIN; via the coding sequence GTGGATAAATCTGCTGTTACAAAAGTTTGTGTGGACGATTTTGCTTTTCGAAAAAGATATACTTACGGCACAGTTATGGTGGATTTAGAAACACACAGAATTATTGATATTATCGACTCAAGAGAAACGAAACAGGTTGAGGATTGGCTAAAATCCTATCCTAACTTAGTGGTTATTTCGCGTGATGGAGCCCAAACATATTCATCTGCTTCAACGAATTCTCATCCAGATGCACTTCAAATCAGTGACAGGTTCCATCTGTTGAAAAATCTATCGGATGCAGTACAAAAATATATGTACCGTCTATTTCCTTCCAGATTGGTGATATCTGCCACTTCACAGAATGCAGAAATGCAGGCGCTATATGATACAAGAAACCGTACAGAAAGAATCCATTTTGCACATAAAAAGCGTCAGGAAGGATATATGACGGCTGATATTGCTTTGCTTTTGCACTCATCATCCTCTACGATAAGAAAATATCTTGCTATTCCAAAAGATAAAATCCCTGAAGCGAAGGAAAATGCCCGGGAACGTCAGCATATCAGGCAAATGCAAAATAAACAGCAAGCAATTGAAGAAGTCAGAACTTTATATGCACAGGGGAATGCAATTGACAAAATCACATATTTAACTGGTCATACTACCTTAACGGTAAAAAACTATCTGAAAAAAGACTGCCCACTGAGTAATGGACACTACGATTGCAGGAGGCCAGGAAAATTGGCACCTTACGAGCAAACAGTCATTGAAATGCGTTCAAATGGAATAACTTATGAAAAAATTCATGAGCATATTTGTAAAAATGGGTACACAGGCACGGTTGCTTCTTTAAGAATGTTTATGCAGAAAGAAAGAACACATTTAAAGAACGTATCAAAAAATGAAAACGAGCCTGTTGAATATATTCCACGCAAGTTCTTTTGTCAGCTTATTTATAGGGAATTAGAACGTGTAAAAGGGTTAACACTTAAACAATATGAAGCTGCAATTAAAAGATATCCTGTCTTAGGAAAAATCTATTGGCTGCTTAGGGAATTTCATCGTATTATATTTTCCCGTCAAAGTAAGGAATTGGATTCATGGATTACAAAAGCAAAACAATTAGAAATTGATGAGGTGGATACATATATTAATGGTTTGAAACATGATATTACAGCAGTAAAAAATGGTATAGATTTTGAATATAATAATGGGTTGGCTGAAGGAAGTGTGAATAAAATCAAGCTGATCAAACGAATTATGTATGGGAGAAACAGCTTTTTGCTATTAAAAGCAAAGCTGCTTCTCAATGAATATTATTATCAAATCAACTAA
- a CDS encoding LytTR family transcriptional regulator DNA-binding domain-containing protein, whose amino-acid sequence MKIAVIDDERPARKELIHQILSILPDSLIKEADSGAAALELLEEESFDLMFLDIDLNDMEGTTLASVVKRMLPETQIVFATAYSQYAVKAFELGVSDYILKPFELVRVRRVLEKCSRDLARAQKEKFTEEDRIPSFSANRMPICVNRTIILLDISQIVYIETCLRSCIIHTVSKDYTENQLLGEYEKRLVPYGFCRIHKSYLVNLNHIAEMFPWAGNSMAVKMQGFEQNILPVGREKVKHLRQLIGI is encoded by the coding sequence ATGAAAATTGCAGTAATCGATGACGAACGTCCTGCCCGAAAAGAGCTGATCCACCAGATCTTATCCATTTTGCCGGACAGCCTGATCAAAGAGGCAGACAGCGGAGCTGCCGCCCTGGAACTTCTTGAGGAGGAATCCTTTGATCTCATGTTTTTGGACATTGACTTAAATGATATGGAAGGAACTACGCTGGCATCGGTGGTAAAGCGCATGCTGCCGGAGACCCAGATTGTTTTTGCCACGGCCTACTCCCAATATGCGGTGAAGGCATTTGAACTGGGGGTAAGTGATTACATCCTTAAACCCTTTGAACTGGTAAGAGTACGGCGGGTCCTTGAAAAATGCAGCCGGGATCTGGCCAGGGCGCAAAAAGAAAAGTTCACGGAGGAAGACAGGATCCCGTCTTTTTCAGCCAACCGGATGCCCATCTGCGTGAACCGTACCATCATACTGTTAGATATCAGCCAGATCGTCTATATTGAAACCTGCTTAAGAAGCTGTATCATACATACCGTCTCAAAGGATTACACGGAAAACCAGCTGCTGGGAGAATATGAAAAGCGTCTGGTGCCTTACGGCTTCTGCCGCATCCATAAAAGCTATCTGGTCAATTTAAACCACATCGCAGAAATGTTTCCCTGGGCCGGAAACAGTATGGCGGTCAAGATGCAGGGATTTGAACAGAATATCCTTCCTGTAGGCAGGGAAAAAGTCAAACATTTAAGACAGCTCATCGGGATTTAA
- a CDS encoding cold-shock protein: MKKGTVKWFNAQKGFGFISDEQGNEIFVHFSGLAMDGYKSLDDGQSVTFDVTEGNRGLQAVNVQTA; the protein is encoded by the coding sequence ATGAAAAAAGGTACAGTAAAATGGTTTAATGCACAAAAGGGATTTGGTTTTATCAGCGATGAGCAGGGTAACGAAATTTTCGTTCATTTCTCAGGTCTTGCTATGGACGGTTATAAGTCTTTAGACGATGGTCAGTCTGTAACATTTGATGTAACAGAAGGTAATCGTGGATTACAGGCCGTTAATGTTCAAACTGCATAA